The sequence TTCCACGCATATGTTCACATTCCTTTTTGCAAAGCGCGTTGTGGTTACTGTGACTTTAATACCTACATTTCCACGGAGCTTGGTTCGACAAAGCGTGAAGAGTTTCACAAACCACTGATCCAAGAGATTCTGCTGAGCAAAAAGGTTCTTGCTGATTCGGGATTCGAGCCCAAGAAATTAACCACGGTTTTTTTTGGTGGGGGAACGCCTTCGCTTTTTTCAGCCGATCAGGTGTCCGAGATACTCTCGGTGCTGGAGAGCACCTTCGGCTTATTACCAAACTGTGAGGTGACTCTCGAGGCAAACCCGGAATCAGCATCGGAAGAGCTAATGGTTGGGTTAAAAAAAGCCGGAATCAACCGTTTGAGTTTTGGGGTCCAGAGCTTTGACCCAGAGGTGTTAAGGGTTTTGGATCGTGAACATGATCCGAGCACGGTGGCCGGGATTGTCTTTCTGGCAAAGCAGATGGGTTTTAAGGTCAGCGTAGATTTGATTTATGGGGCCCCCGGAGAATCACTTGAGAGCTTTAGGGCCACGCTAGAGGAAGCATTGGAGCTTGGCACACAGCATATTTCCGCCTATTCGCTGATTATTGAGCCCGGCACCAAGCTTGCCCGCCAAATCGCGAAGGGCATCCACCAAGAAGTTGATGAAGATTTGAATGCTCAAAAATTTGAGCTGGCTTCGGAACTCATCGGTCAAGCCGGACTTGAGTGGTATGAAGTAGCAAACTGGGGCGAGCCTTCACTGCATAATCTTGCCTATTGGCAATCTAAGGACTGGTGGGGGTATGGGCCCGGCGCTCATTCGCACATTGCCGGCAATCGGTTTTGGAACACAAAGCACCCGGATGCTTATGCCAAGGCGCTTTTGACTCATTCTCAGGTCGCCGGTATGGAGGTATTAACTCGCAGTCAGCAGCTTGAGGAATCTTTGATGCTGGAGCTGAGGACAATTTTTGGAGTCGAGACAAGAGTGCTCAAAGAGCTCGGGGTTTCGGCTCAGCTGGTTGCTGAGCAGCTGGCAGTTGGGGCCATCGAGTTGATTAGGGGAAACCGAATCCGCGCCACCGAATCCGGCAGGTTGTTTGTGGATCGAATCGTGCTTGATTTCCTCACAAAATAACTGTTCGGGCTAGAATTGGCACTCAAGTCAGGGGAGTGCCAATGATTCCGGATAGATCGCTCGAAGTTTTGCGGGCAATTGTTCAGGACTTTATAACCTCAAATCAGCCGGTTGGCTCTAGGGCGCTTTTGGATCGCCACCCCCTGGGAGTTTCGGCAGCAACGATTCGTAATGACATGGCTTTATTGGAAGACGAAGAACTCATCATTGCTCCGCACACCTCGGCGGGTCGGGTGCCAACCGAGAAGGGCTATCGCCTATTCGTAGACCAACTCGGTGAGGTGAAACCACTAACCAACCCTGAGCGAAGCGCTATTGAAGTCTTTATGGCGGCTGGGCTTGATTTGGACGACATAGTCCAAAGAACCGCGCGGACCCTGGCACAGCTAACCAACACGCTAGCCATGGTGCAATACCCGTCTTTAGGTCAGGCCTCGATTAGGCACATCGAACTTTTACCGCTTGGGAACTCCCGAGTTTTAATGATGCTGATTACGGATTCGGGGAGAATCCAACAACAACAGCTTGAAGTTGAAATAGACCCGGAAGATAGTCTGATTCAAGACCTTCGGGGTCGTCTAAACGGACTACTTTCCAACTCCCAACTCACCCAGGTGTCAGATGTCCTCAAGGATCTAGAATCTCAATTTTCTCCTGAGGATAGGAATTTTATTTTGCAGGTCACTAGTTCTCTTCAAGGATTAGTAGATGCTAATCGGCAGGAAAAAGTGGTGGTAGCGGGTGCGGCGAATCTGATTAAGCGCGATGCTGATTTCTCGGGCGAGCTCTCCACAGTGCTGGAGGCAATCGAGGAGCAGGTGGTGCTTCTTCGCTTGCTGGATGAACTTGAGGTTGACCAGCATGGCGTGGGCCTTAAGATTGGTTCTGAGATTGGGCTAGCTGGCATTAGTCACACGGCCATGATGGCTAGTGGTTACCAAAACCGAGGCACCGAGGTCGCCAAGCTTGGCATTTTGGGCCCAACCAGGATGGACTATTCATCAAATATCGCTTCGGTCAGGGCCGTGGCTCGGTATCTAACAAAGTTAACGGAAAGGTAATTCTTGAGCGATCACTACGAGGTTTTGGGCGTAACGCGTCAGGCAACTACCGATGAGATAAAAAAGGCTTATCGCAAACTTGCCCGAGAATTGCACCCAGATGTGAATCCGGAGCCGGCAGCTGCAGAAAAATTCAAATTAGTGACTTTCGCTTACGAGGTTTTGTCGGACGCGAAGCAGCGCGCGCAGTTTGATAATGGTGGTGCACAGGGTTTTGGGCTCGGGGATATTTTTGATAATTTCTTCGGTGGTGGTGGCACTCGTGGCCCGGTATCCAGGGCGCAGCGGGGACAAGATGCCTTACTCCGAGTGGGTTTGAATTTGGCGGAGGCGGTATTCGGGGTCGAAAAGACGCTAACCATTGATACAGCGGTGCTGTGTGCAACCTGCAAGGGGAGTTGCTGCAAACCGGGGACTAGCATCCAGACTTGCGATGTTTGCAGGGGTTCTGGCCAGATTCAGCGCCAGGTGCAGTCATTTATGGGCATGATGGTAACCACCGCACCTTGCGGTTCCTGCCGCGGAACCGGGCAGATAATTCCGAACCCTTGTGTCACTTGCCGCGGTCAAGGTCGGGTCCGGGCACAGCGAGATCTCGAATTGCAGATTCCTGCCGGAGTCGCTGACGGTATGCGGCTGCACCTACAAGGCCAAGGTGAAGTGGGCTTTGCAGGTGGTCCAGCTGGAGACATTTACCTTGAAGTTTCGGTTGCCCCGGATCCAATTTTCGGTCGAGATGGCGATGACCTCAGGGCAGTGCTCGAAGTTCCCGTAGCCGACGCGGCGCTGGGTTTTGAAACTGAGATTGAAACCCTCGATGGCCCAACCAAATTGGAGGTTAGGCAGGGGGCTCAAAATGGCGACATTATTACTTTGAAGCATCTTGGGGCCTCGAAGTTGCGCGGCCGTGGTCGTGGGGATTTACTGGTAGAAGTGAAGATACTGACTCCCACCAGACTTGATGGTAAACAACGAGACTTGTTCAAAAAACTACGAGAAATGCACTCTCAAGATGTTCCGCGGCTGGGTTCCAGAAGAACCAAAGGCCGCTTCTAGTGCATTGGTTTTATGACCCAGCTTTTAGCAACACTTCAACTTCCATAGGCGACTCCGAGCAAAAGCACTTTCGTGCGCTGCGGATTCAAAAGGGTGAGGGGATAGTTGTCACAAATGGTTTGGGAGAAAGCTTTGAGTGTGAGGTGCTGGAGCTCACCCCACCTTCCCTATTGGTTACTAAAGCCCGCGAGCACTCAAGGTCGCCGCTGAGTTTTCATTTGATTCAGGCTCTGGCGAAAAATGACCGCGATGAACTTGCCATGCAAACTGCGATCGAGCTGGGTGCTACCGAGATAACCCCCTGGTCGGCTAGTCGCTGCATTATTAGGTGGGACGGGAAATTAGAGCGAAACCAGCTGCGTTGGCAGCAAATATCAACCGAGGCTATGAAGCAATCTCAACAAGCATGGCTGCCAGTTATCAACCCGCTCTCCAGTACCAAGCAACTAATTTGTGGTCAGCTTGGAATTGTGCTTGATCCAAGAGCAGAGATCGGTCTTAAGGACCTCGATTTATCGATTGAGCATATTTCGATCGCGGTTGGGCCAGAAGGCGGAATCACCGACTCGGAAATGGCGGTTTTGGAATCTAAGGGTTTTATTAGAGTGAGGCTGGGGCAGTCAGTGCTCAGGAGCTCCAGTGCCGGACCTGCCGCAATTGCCGCAATCAGTGCCCTAGGTGCAAATTGGGATAAGGCCTAGAATTGAACATGGAGGAATCATTGGACTGTATTTTTTGTAAAATCGTGGCTTCTGAGCTGCCGACCGAGCTACTTGGCGAAAACGAATTCGCGATCGCTTTCAAAGACATCAATCCACTTGCGATGGTTCATATTCTCGTGGTGCCCCGGATTCACAGTTCTGATATTTCAAGACTCTCGGACCCCCAAACGCTTTTAGGGCTTCACGAATTGGTGCGCGAGATGGCAGCCAAGTTCACCGACGGTCAGTTTCGACTGCAGTTCAACACGGGAGAGCGCGAGGGGCAGTCTGTTTTTCACACTCACGCTCACATTTTGAGCCAGCAGGGAAGCTAGTGCCGAAGCTTAGTTTTGATGTTGCCGAAGTTGATTTAGTTCAATTGCTTGGCCCCGAAGATTCCCTAATTAGAAGTCTTGAGTCACAATTTCCGGGGATGCAAATTCAGAATCGCGGTTTTGGATTCCTGATTGACGCCGAAGAGTCGGATTCTGAGAAGGCCAAGGCGGCAATTTTGGCTCTTGCCGATTTGGTGAGGCAGGGAGTGACACCGGATTCACGCAGTGTGATTGAGGCAGTTGCTCTTCTAGAGCAAAAAGAATCTCCCGCCAAGATCTTAGGCCTGGGCGCAATCCACACCCCGGGCAAAACAATCAGGGCCAAAACCCTGGGCCAAAAACAATATCTTGAGGCGATTGATGATTACACAATTACT is a genomic window of Candidatus Aquiluna sp. UB-MaderosW2red containing:
- the hemW gene encoding radical SAM family heme chaperone HemW; this encodes MSGPLPLGMPWPSDSKLVLGEPSDSFHAYVHIPFCKARCGYCDFNTYISTELGSTKREEFHKPLIQEILLSKKVLADSGFEPKKLTTVFFGGGTPSLFSADQVSEILSVLESTFGLLPNCEVTLEANPESASEELMVGLKKAGINRLSFGVQSFDPEVLRVLDREHDPSTVAGIVFLAKQMGFKVSVDLIYGAPGESLESFRATLEEALELGTQHISAYSLIIEPGTKLARQIAKGIHQEVDEDLNAQKFELASELIGQAGLEWYEVANWGEPSLHNLAYWQSKDWWGYGPGAHSHIAGNRFWNTKHPDAYAKALLTHSQVAGMEVLTRSQQLEESLMLELRTIFGVETRVLKELGVSAQLVAEQLAVGAIELIRGNRIRATESGRLFVDRIVLDFLTK
- the hrcA gene encoding heat-inducible transcriptional repressor HrcA, which produces MIPDRSLEVLRAIVQDFITSNQPVGSRALLDRHPLGVSAATIRNDMALLEDEELIIAPHTSAGRVPTEKGYRLFVDQLGEVKPLTNPERSAIEVFMAAGLDLDDIVQRTARTLAQLTNTLAMVQYPSLGQASIRHIELLPLGNSRVLMMLITDSGRIQQQQLEVEIDPEDSLIQDLRGRLNGLLSNSQLTQVSDVLKDLESQFSPEDRNFILQVTSSLQGLVDANRQEKVVVAGAANLIKRDADFSGELSTVLEAIEEQVVLLRLLDELEVDQHGVGLKIGSEIGLAGISHTAMMASGYQNRGTEVAKLGILGPTRMDYSSNIASVRAVARYLTKLTER
- the dnaJ gene encoding molecular chaperone DnaJ, whose translation is MSDHYEVLGVTRQATTDEIKKAYRKLARELHPDVNPEPAAAEKFKLVTFAYEVLSDAKQRAQFDNGGAQGFGLGDIFDNFFGGGGTRGPVSRAQRGQDALLRVGLNLAEAVFGVEKTLTIDTAVLCATCKGSCCKPGTSIQTCDVCRGSGQIQRQVQSFMGMMVTTAPCGSCRGTGQIIPNPCVTCRGQGRVRAQRDLELQIPAGVADGMRLHLQGQGEVGFAGGPAGDIYLEVSVAPDPIFGRDGDDLRAVLEVPVADAALGFETEIETLDGPTKLEVRQGAQNGDIITLKHLGASKLRGRGRGDLLVEVKILTPTRLDGKQRDLFKKLREMHSQDVPRLGSRRTKGRF
- a CDS encoding 16S rRNA (uracil(1498)-N(3))-methyltransferase; amino-acid sequence: MHWFYDPAFSNTSTSIGDSEQKHFRALRIQKGEGIVVTNGLGESFECEVLELTPPSLLVTKAREHSRSPLSFHLIQALAKNDRDELAMQTAIELGATEITPWSASRCIIRWDGKLERNQLRWQQISTEAMKQSQQAWLPVINPLSSTKQLICGQLGIVLDPRAEIGLKDLDLSIEHISIAVGPEGGITDSEMAVLESKGFIRVRLGQSVLRSSSAGPAAIAAISALGANWDKA
- a CDS encoding HIT domain-containing protein, encoding MASELPTELLGENEFAIAFKDINPLAMVHILVVPRIHSSDISRLSDPQTLLGLHELVREMAAKFTDGQFRLQFNTGEREGQSVFHTHAHILSQQGS